The following is a genomic window from Strix uralensis isolate ZFMK-TIS-50842 chromosome 3, bStrUra1, whole genome shotgun sequence.
ATCCCGTACAGTCAAGGACCTCCATCCATGCAAGTTTCATCCTAGAGGCTTTCCATAGTTACAGCTATGAATTGAGGTCATCACTCTTGTATATTTCTCTTGTATATTTCTTGTATATTTCTCTTGTAGCTTACAAAGATGTTTTCTTATTCTGATTCTCTGCATATGCAGAGACTAAAACAAGGGGGGGCGTGTGTGTGGGACTGAGACTAGATGAGTGTTGGTGGGGCTTATTGTATTAACAACCAGTGCAGATATGAGGGAAAAATGTGGAAGAATTGGAAGAGGAAAACTGAAACAGTCTGACTCAGAGAAGTGGGTCTAGGGATGGAGAGGACAGAAATGAAATTGGGACTTTGACAGCAAGTCCACGGGCATAGACTGGGTTTTGTTCAGTTAAAAGATAAATAACAGGATAAGGTGAGGAATGCAGGCTGGGAATGAGGAGGCAATGAATATGAGGCAGAGATGAGGAGTCAGGAGTAGAGAAGAGGAAGGTCTGAGTCAGGGTTGTCTGCGGTGGGATGGAGCCGAAGGTCCCAGGCTCTGCAGAGGGGCGAGCAGGATGGCCTACACCTGCTTGAGAATGCTTCCTTTGAAGGCTTAGATGGAGCCTAAAATCCCAAGTTCTACTGTTTCTCTACTGTCAATAAAAGTATCAGCTCTAGATTATAGAGACCTACATTCAAGGTACCTAAATGTAGCATCTACGTGTGAGGTGAGAGTCTAAGCTCCCATCACAATCACAGAAGATTTTAGGGGAGGATTCAGCTGCCTAAATATCTGGACCTGCATCCACTTTTGATGCCTTAGAAAATTCCTCAAGGTGATCTAAGATACCCAAATCAGGGAACAGGCAACTGTGTTCCACCTGCACTCAACTCAGTCCCAGGAGTCCAGAGAGATACTCAAATGCAGACTGTGCAGAAGTTGAGACACAGGCTCACATAAATGCTTGCATACGGATAACTAAATCTAAGCGTCCATGTCAGCAGTCTGCACCTGAGTGCCAGTGTGAATGTTTGTGAAACCTGCAGGCGTGGTGTTTCTCTCAGCCTTCACTAAGGTTTGGCCATAGAGTTGATGACAGTGTGCCTTTGCTGTAAGGTGCTGTCCTAATTCAAGTGGCAGAGAACAAGAGTTTGCAACTCCCTGGTGCACAAcatggggaaggaaggagaggagcttGTTGCTCTATGAGGAGCTCCTGTGTTACTCTGTTGGCTCTTTCAAATCCTAGAAAATCAGCCATAGACATATGTCCAAAGCCCAGGTGCCCTGCTAGGCCAGCCGTGCTGGGGAATGCCAgaattaaaattttctcctttgcTGCACAGCCTTGGTTCCTCCCCAGAACAGGTGCATCCTGTGGGGAAGAACAGGGTGCATCATGTGAttgaaaacaacagcagaatGCAAACACAAGGAACTGAATTCAGGCTGCGCCAACAGCCTTAATTCCAGCATTATCTTACAAGGCAATGGCTTGGATTTTCTGCTTTagtattgcttttttcccctcttccagtccTATACACTTTGTATGTTTAGAGTGTCTTCGTgaaatttaattagaaaattgGATGTGTGAAGCAAGTGATGCAATACTGATGATGGAGTAACCTGTGGAGAATGGGAGGTTTACTGTCATCATTCAATTCTTGTGTCAAAATCCATCTCCAGCTGACCCAGCTGTAAATGGGTATTTGCTCTTTCTGGCTAAGGAGTCAAAGGCAGCTTTGACAAAGGCCCTCAGGTAATTTGCCTGTTGGATATAGCAGTTACAGGGCCTTACTCTTGGAGGCCACAGGATAATTGAGCTGGATTTTTGACTGCAGTAAGATGGGCTGGCAGTAtgataaaactgttttctgagCTGAAGGCAGACGAGTAAGTGCTAAAGCAAagctctctgctttctgtgtcATTCTAGTCTTTTTAGGTTTCCTAAGTGCTTATATAGAAGAGAAATCGCTTCTGTGGAGTAACGTGACATGAAAGTAATGCTGACTAAACAGGCAGGTCTTAAGAGATGGAGGAAGACAAAAGTTATCTGTCAGTGAGGGAGTAAATCTTGGGGTACATCTACATTCAGATTTTGTTTAATCATGGTGTTTCCTGGACTTGAAGGAATGCAAGAGCAAGATGAGGGAGACTGGGCTACTCTTCTATACAACTCCTTCACTTTACCCCTTGTTCATTAACTATGTCTAGAGctcttctctcttgctttctctctgtctATTGAAATGCCTTACAAGAGTTCCAAATGGGCTTTCTTACCCAGGAGCTGGAAGATTTAGGCTCATCTATATCGAATATTTAGAGCCCAGGTAAGTTTAATGAGTGTGATTGTTGCCTGCCTTAGGACATCTTGGGCCCAAAGAGAGACTCTCTTCATCTCTGGTGAAGCCACCATTCTTATTCTCCCTGTGTTTTCTGCTGTGGTTACAGGACAGGAAATGAGCAGTTCCTCTTCTTGGGATCCTTAGTCTTGTCACAGTCAAAAAGAATGAGTCACTTACAAAAGAAGTAGCTGTGTTGTTGTTTGAGTACATTTTGAAGTTCATGTTTTCTGTTCTGTGGCTTCTGAGCCTTTCCGCTGCACGTGGATTATCTCTTCATGCTCGTTCTGCCATGAGGGCAAGATGCTTGTGTTTCTTACAAAAGCAAGCTGTCATTCTCACTCAacacaggacaagaggcaatgggcacaaattaaaacagaaggaaTTCCATCTGAACACCAGGAGACacattttcactgtgagggtggtcaaacaagTGGGGAACGGATTGCCTAGAGATGTTGCAGAATCTTCATCTGTAGAAATATTctaaagctgtctggacatggtcctgggcaacctgctgtagctgaccctgcttgagcaggtgggTTAGACAGGAGGATCTCAAGCCTCACCTGTTCTGTGATTCCGTCCGTGACTCAGGAGTTGCAAATGCAGAAAATGGCAAATGCTTTTGCAGCTTGCAGCAGAGCCCTCTCATTCAGCTTGCTTGGAAGTAGAGTGCCACTGCTTAGGGGGCTGGGTGAGGTGGCATTTTCTCTGGTTGCAGCCTACCAGTATGATCCTTCTCCCATCATTTCTCCTGTCAGGCCAGGTactctccttcctctttctctgtgtCCTGTGAACATCTACACCTGGAAAACATCATACCTGAGATGCTGGTATGCTACTGAATCTGCTCCACTTTTGGAGCAGTGTCACCTCTTTGCAGTTCCCTCTCCACCTCACTGATAACTGCTGTTACGTGGCAGTGTAACTTGTTTTCCTGACAGAGAGGGATTTGTTCTCAAAATCTAGCCTGCAGCCTCTTACAGCAATAGTAGTGATACAGCTGGTCAGTTACTTTCCTTCCTGCTGCTTAGATATGCCATCTCATTCAAGCAGACCAGCAGTACCTGTAGAATAGTATAAAAGTAGGTACAGTACATGTAGGGCCTGGATGttttaaagacagacaatggacagTTTAACATtcatgcagaaaaatgttttattgtagtGAAGTTacacatgagaaaaacaaaagtcTCCCTACTCCTGGTTCAAGGCTATGCTGAGCCATAAAAGGGGAGGTAAGTGCTAACCAAAACAAGTTCCTACATGTAAAACACATTGCACTTCCAGTCATTTTTACAAGGTTATAAGGACACCACCTgatactttcttttttgtctttttttcctttccttttttaaaatgagctgcACCTTTAACAATTATTTAAATTGGAATCCAGAATGTTTCCTTACagaagtttttgttgtttgggtttttttcccctcataaaaGCAAACCTgaagattttctttctgcttagcCTGTCCAGTTTATTTAGATGAAAAGCACCTCAGGCCCCATGAGGTTTATTTGATACATTCCTATAATGACCTTGTAGGGCTTCGGTGGCTCTAAACCCAGGCTCGGTATACAACACTAGTGCTGGTTAGTAGTCAGATCATTCTCATCACCAGCAAGCAGGAAGAGGGAATGGCAGCAGGTGCAGGGCGTTTATGGAAGAGTGCTCAAGTGGCCTCAATGACAGAACAGCTCTTCCCCAGTTAGGGCAACTGCCAGCCCACTTCTTaatgcagaaaagcagcaaagcgTTGCACCAGCCTGGTGCACACACACGTAACAGATGGCATGGAGTCTGTGACcatgcagaaaaggaaaggaaggtgggACAGGTTTTGGACCTGTCAACCTTTTAATTGTCCTTTTGGGGATACAAATACAACACTGTTTATCAATTACTAACTAGTTTTCCCACAACAGGTTATGTACAGCATATTCACTTACATTTTTTACATAATACACAGgtcttccccaccaccacctcttgTGGCGAAAGAATGTGACATGTCAAGCTGACAGACACTTCAGGAGagcctcaaggaaaaaaaagttcatgcaGAACTAGCTTATTCTTGGTCTCTTGAAAGTAAAATCTTACAAAGGACAAGCAAGATGTctatttttacaatatttactTTGTACAGTGCAAAGAGGAGGGATAGGCTTTTTAAACATAGGATTCCTTAGCATACTGGATCTGGTCTACCTCAAAAACTGGCTGGCTACACCTTCGAGCCACATACTCAAGTTTCTTCTTTTGACAGGATTCAGACATGGCTCTCAATCGGTAAACTCCTGGGGTCACAGGTAAACTCACACGGGAGTTTATTCCCACAGTGACACTGAGGGTTTCAGTTTTCACATCAGAATCCTTTGCTGCACAAACTCTGCCACTGGGTAGATCCATTAGAGCTGTATAGGCTGCGTCCTGTGCACAGCTGCTGCATGGATGAGGCAGCAAAGCATCCTGGTTTGACATCTTTAATCTCATAGCTTGAACTGTGAGATTGTGGGAGTGAACTTCAGTGGCCAGGCAGTTTTTAGTAGCCTCTTCATAAGAGGGTGGTCTTCCAGGATTCTTCTGGTCTACCTCTCTGAACACTTCATCAGCTGACCTGAGACGGGGCCTTTGCCGATATGCCACAGGCAATGGTTTGTCATCATCAGGGCTGTTCTCCTGGACAACTCTGCAGGAGAACTGATCTTCCTTCTTTGTGAAACTGTCTCTCTGAAAACCCATGTTTTTTCCAGGCCCCCAACTCTGGGTTTTTATTAGTGTCTTCCTGCGGTTTGCAAAAGAGAATGACAAGGAATGCTTTTTGATCTCTCTGCTCGGCGTACTGCAGTCTTCAGTGGCCTTGGTGGAAAAGGACTGGGGCCtatttaaaaaggtttttttgggaCTAGAGGGTGAAACTACTGGGGAGCTGGTGAAGACTGAGCCATCAGAGCTCTCCAGGGAGCAACTGGAGGATGTTTTAGGTAGAGAGTCTGTTGATAACTGTGAAGGTAAGATTGCAAGCCGTTTCTCCAGTGCCTCCAACCCTAGCTGTTTCTGCTGAATTGGAAAATTGTCTTCACTTTTGTTTAGCTTCTGTTTCCTTATCCTGCCTTCAAGGTGGTTCTGGAAGGACAGGTCTGGCTCTGAGTACCTCCTGTCCATCGTGCTGATGTCATTTCTGATATTAGTCAGTGAAGGGGCAGAGATGCATGTTGGATATCTCCTGCTCACACTAGTGCTCCTCCCTTTGGGCTGCTCCACCTGAGAGGTATGGGGGCTTCCTTCAGCTTCAGGATCTGCGCTGTCATAGGCAGAATCAGTCTGATGAGCAGCACATAGGTGTTCTGTGGGGAGAAAATGCCTGTTAGTTTTCACTGATCATCTGAGGATGAAAGGGAAGAGAGCACTGCAACAGTGTCTTGAGCCCTTTACAAATCTCTGTGTTTCCACAGATGTATTGCCATATCAGATTAAAGCACTTAGCCCAGCAGCCCCAGTCTGTGACATCCCCAGTCCGTTCTTATACCTGTGGAGCCGTCTGTGTGCTCCAGTGACTCCTCAGCCAAGGCACAGACAGGCAAGGCAATGTCCTCCCCAAATATTTCTGAACAGTTGTTTATGAGGAACTCAACCAACGCTGTCACCTGCacacagaacacagaaaacagtttatttcagtCAAAAGGGCTGAAAACATATCAAACAGTCTttcctgcccctgcctgctgtcTTTGTATGAAGGGTAGCACAGAGCAGGGTGGCTTCTGCCAACATCCTAGCTTAAAGTCAGAGGGTGAGTCCACTCTGAGGATGAGGCCTGATGCTGCAGACAAATTCATCTGCCCTCATATGGAAAAAACGCCGTCAGCCACAGCTTTGGCCTCGCTGTCCAGAGGGCCCATGGGTGGCAATGCCCACCAGGTGCCCCTTGCCCTACGCGTGCAAAGTATTCAGGGGCTGCGCTACGACGTAAGGGGCTGCAGGGCAACTGCTACTTTTGCTCAGAGGAGGCGAGACGAGGGGCAGCCTTGCCCATCACACTGCCGGCACCTGAGCTGTGGGGCACCCCCAAAATGGAGGGGTGCTGTTTTGTTCAGCTTTTGCAATGGCAGTGGGATCCCTATGGATGGCTCTGAGCTGCCCCGAAGCGGGTGGCTGCTTGGTGAGTTCCACACACCTTGTCATTCATCTCCTTCTGCACTTGCAGTGGGAGCGTGCTGTCCGTCTGTGGGCTCAGCATATTTGGGCccacgcagatggccaggttgctggagtCCATCCTGTTGGTCTCTGCATTTTGGCTGATGTGGTGGAGCAGAGACAGCAAGTGCTTGAGCAAGACGAGGTTCGGTCTAGGCAGTTTGTCAGCCACCCTGAATGAACACAAACAAAATGTGACGTTAACTCATGGTGCATCGGCCCCTACTTCTTTATTTGAGCAAGTTTTAATTACACTCAGACAGATGATCCTTCCTCCAGAAAGAAGCATGCGTGTGCTTTTATCACTGCTTAGCAGAAGTATCATTCAGAAATCCCCAGCGGCAGCTGAGCGTGTGGTTAATTATAAGATCATAAATAATGAGGTCTTGACTGAAAGGCAAGCATTAAAGCAGTCGATGTCCTTGAGTAGATGGAATGGCATCAGG
Proteins encoded in this region:
- the TAGAP gene encoding T-cell activation Rho GTPase-activating protein isoform X1, translated to MESLIERQSEADAKKCSPLVPADTEDGLCHSTADGTKKRKKVISQSFTLRRSSTNGNSPGQLDSGAKIALFGQPLAIICGEDDTLPQPVQDVLAILYIKGPSTEGIFRKAANEKARKELKEDLNKGGNVDLKSKSVHLLAVVLKDFLRNIPSKLLSADLYEKWMQAVEKPSKQEKIEELKEVADKLPRPNLVLLKHLLSLLHHISQNAETNRMDSSNLAICVGPNMLSPQTDSTLPLQVQKEMNDKVTALVEFLINNCSEIFGEDIALPVCALAEESLEHTDGSTEHLCAAHQTDSAYDSADPEAEGSPHTSQVEQPKGRSTSVSRRYPTCISAPSLTNIRNDISTMDRRYSEPDLSFQNHLEGRIRKQKLNKSEDNFPIQQKQLGLEALEKRLAILPSQLSTDSLPKTSSSCSLESSDGSVFTSSPVVSPSSPKKTFLNRPQSFSTKATEDCSTPSREIKKHSLSFSFANRRKTLIKTQSWGPGKNMGFQRDSFTKKEDQFSCRVVQENSPDDDKPLPVAYRQRPRLRSADEVFREVDQKNPGRPPSYEEATKNCLATEVHSHNLTVQAMRLKMSNQDALLPHPCSSCAQDAAYTALMDLPSGRVCAAKDSDVKTETLSVTVGINSRVSLPVTPGVYRLRAMSESCQKKKLEYVARRCSQPVFEVDQIQYAKESYV
- the TAGAP gene encoding T-cell activation Rho GTPase-activating protein isoform X2, with protein sequence MESLIERQSEADAKKCSPLVPADTEDGLCHSTDGTKKRKKVISQSFTLRRSSTNGNSPGQLDSGAKIALFGQPLAIICGEDDTLPQPVQDVLAILYIKGPSTEGIFRKAANEKARKELKEDLNKGGNVDLKSKSVHLLAVVLKDFLRNIPSKLLSADLYEKWMQAVEKPSKQEKIEELKEVADKLPRPNLVLLKHLLSLLHHISQNAETNRMDSSNLAICVGPNMLSPQTDSTLPLQVQKEMNDKVTALVEFLINNCSEIFGEDIALPVCALAEESLEHTDGSTEHLCAAHQTDSAYDSADPEAEGSPHTSQVEQPKGRSTSVSRRYPTCISAPSLTNIRNDISTMDRRYSEPDLSFQNHLEGRIRKQKLNKSEDNFPIQQKQLGLEALEKRLAILPSQLSTDSLPKTSSSCSLESSDGSVFTSSPVVSPSSPKKTFLNRPQSFSTKATEDCSTPSREIKKHSLSFSFANRRKTLIKTQSWGPGKNMGFQRDSFTKKEDQFSCRVVQENSPDDDKPLPVAYRQRPRLRSADEVFREVDQKNPGRPPSYEEATKNCLATEVHSHNLTVQAMRLKMSNQDALLPHPCSSCAQDAAYTALMDLPSGRVCAAKDSDVKTETLSVTVGINSRVSLPVTPGVYRLRAMSESCQKKKLEYVARRCSQPVFEVDQIQYAKESYV